One Tripterygium wilfordii isolate XIE 37 chromosome 10, ASM1340144v1, whole genome shotgun sequence DNA segment encodes these proteins:
- the LOC120008097 gene encoding uncharacterized protein LOC120008097 has product MGSSTKCATIISSIAFSVYFSLIIFQVPLFRVPCGTGICQSPIQVTSYQLIAYEVIPAFVAKTLLYPGAIANAIIKNKPIPNYNKLLNLYNFTHMKKAATMSDLEHLEVLAGSYLLVAGAFLGLVSLRPGRMSLFGTFLIIWGIVREVSFRKHTKAFSIYPTMFIVVFCSFLAIRRVVRKIVRWCKAPWSKAKFM; this is encoded by the exons ATGGGTTCTTCAACCAAATGTGCAACAATCATATCTTCCATTGCCTTTTCTGTCTACTTCTCTCTCATTATCTTCCAAGTTCCTCTTTTCAG GGTACCATGTGGAACTGGAATATGTCAGTCTCCTATACAGGTGACTTCATATCAGTTGATTGCATATGAAGTGATCCCTGCATTTGTTGCCAAAACCCTTCTCTACCCTGGAGCCATTGCCAATGCCATcatcaagaacaaaccaattcCCAACTACAACAAACTTCTTAACTTGTATAACTTCACCCACATGAAAAAGGCTGCTACAATGTCCGATCTCGAGCACCTAGAG GTCCTAGCAGGAAGTTACTTATTGGTGGCAGGAGCATTTTTAGGTCTAGTAAGTTTGAGACCTGGAAGGATGAGCCTTTTTGGGACATTTCTGATTATATGGGGGATTGTTAGAGAAGTCAGCTTTAGGAAACATACAAAGGCTTTCTCCATCTATCCAACAATgttcattgttgtgttctgtTCTTTCTTGGCTATAAGGAGGGTTGTAAGAAAGATTGTTCGTTGGTGTAAAGCTCCTTGGTCAAAAGCAAAATTCATGTGA
- the LOC120007159 gene encoding DNA replication complex GINS protein PSF1-like, protein MHGRQANQLVKELASSEKGQLKPFNSDLFDQVIEQCEQHHLELQSLIRKIQDEGLDVQTTRNADHYGALIHHLSLVRNKRCLLAYVYNRAEIIRSFIWKVGPVLPEEIQGKLSHTEGDHFRRYSAALNSYTQEVGVDLTVDMVPPKDPYIKVRVLDDIGEIVLSDKTANLARHSMHFLRRTDAEQYISQGLMEELTG, encoded by the exons ATGCACGGCAGACAGGCAAACCAGCTGGTGAAGGAACTTGCAAGCAGCGAAAAAGGGCAACTCAAGCCTTTCAAT AGTGACCTGTTTGATCAAGTAATTGAACAATGCGAGCAACATCACCTTGAGCTCCAGTCTTTGATAAG AAAAATCCAGGATGAAGGATTGGATGTACAAACAACTAGAAATGCAGACCATTATGGAGCACTCATCCACCACCTTTCTTTAGTTCGCAATAAACGCTGCTTACTGGCATATGT GTACAACCGAGCTGAAATCATTCGAAGTTTTATATGGAAGGTAGGGCCAGTGCTTCCAGAAGAAATTCAAGGGAAGCTCAGTCACACAGAGGGAGATCATTTCAGGAGATATTCTGCGGCTCTAAATTCATATACTCAGGAAGTAGGAGTCGATTTGACAGTG GACATGGTGCCACCCAAGGATCCCTACATAAAAGTGAGAGTCCTTGATGATATTGGCGAAATAGTACTCAGCGACAAGACGGCCAACTTAGCACGCCATTCAATGCACTTTCTCAGACGAACTGATGCTGAACAGTACATCTCTCAG GGCTTGATGGAGGAGCTCACAGGCTGA